The following are encoded together in the Nocardioides sp. Arc9.136 genome:
- a CDS encoding DUF3817 domain-containing protein, with protein MIGSPNRLFRTVATAEAVTWAGLLAGMFLKYVTETTELGVRVFGMLHGVVFVAYCVTTVVVAVDQRWSVGRLVGGLASSVPPFLTLWFERYAARHGMLADSWRLRSAGTTPAGVERPVAWVLRNPARGLVAAVVAVLALTGLALLVGPPASG; from the coding sequence GTGATCGGCTCGCCGAACCGCCTCTTCCGCACCGTCGCCACCGCCGAGGCGGTCACCTGGGCCGGCCTGCTGGCCGGCATGTTCCTCAAGTACGTCACCGAGACCACCGAGCTCGGCGTCCGGGTCTTCGGGATGCTGCACGGCGTCGTGTTCGTCGCCTACTGCGTGACCACCGTCGTGGTGGCCGTCGACCAGCGCTGGTCCGTGGGCCGGCTCGTCGGGGGCCTGGCCTCCTCGGTGCCGCCGTTCCTGACGCTGTGGTTCGAGCGGTACGCCGCCCGCCACGGCATGCTCGCCGACTCCTGGCGGCTGCGCTCGGCCGGGACGACCCCGGCCGGCGTCGAGCGGCCCGTCGCCTGGGTGCTGCGCAACCCGGCTCGCGGCCTGGTCGCTGCCGTCGTCGCGGTCCTCGCCCTCACCGGCCTCGCGCTGCTCGTCGGCCCGCCCGCCAGCGGCTGA
- the purQ gene encoding phosphoribosylformylglycinamidine synthase subunit PurQ: MKVGVVTFPGSLDDVDAQRAVRLGGHEAVALWHGDHDLQGVDAVILPGGFSYGDYLRCGAISRFSPVMTEVVEAAGRGMPVLGICNGFQVLCESHLLPGALIRNQRQKFLCLDQRLRIEDTGTPWTAAYTEGQEVVIALKNGEGSFVADTETLDRLEGEGQVVARYLGENPNGSLRDIAGIRNERGNVVGLMPHPEHSVEELCGTGTDGLGFFSLATLAAEVFA; this comes from the coding sequence ATGAAGGTCGGCGTCGTCACCTTCCCGGGCTCCCTCGACGACGTCGACGCCCAGCGCGCCGTCCGCCTCGGTGGTCACGAGGCCGTGGCGCTGTGGCACGGCGACCACGACCTGCAGGGGGTCGACGCGGTCATCCTGCCGGGCGGCTTCTCCTACGGCGACTACCTGCGCTGCGGCGCCATCTCCCGCTTCTCCCCGGTCATGACCGAGGTGGTCGAGGCCGCCGGTCGCGGCATGCCGGTGCTGGGCATCTGCAACGGCTTCCAGGTGCTGTGCGAGTCCCACCTGCTGCCCGGTGCGCTGATCCGCAACCAGCGGCAGAAGTTCCTCTGCCTCGACCAGCGCCTGCGCATCGAGGACACCGGCACGCCCTGGACCGCGGCGTACACCGAGGGCCAGGAGGTGGTCATCGCGCTCAAGAACGGCGAGGGCTCCTTCGTCGCCGACACCGAGACGCTCGACCGCCTCGAGGGCGAGGGCCAGGTCGTGGCCCGCTACCTCGGCGAGAACCCGAACGGCTCCCTGCGCGACATCGCCGGGATCCGCAACGAGCGCGGCAACGTCGTCGGCCTGATGCCCCACCCCGAGCACTCCGTGGAGGAGCTGTGCGGGACCGGCACCGACGGACTGGGCTTCTTCTCCCTCGCCACGCTGGCCGCGGAGGTCTTCGCGTGA
- the purS gene encoding phosphoribosylformylglycinamidine synthase subunit PurS, with protein sequence MPRVVVDVMPKPEILDPQGKAVLGALPRLGFAGVADVRQGKRFELEIEGDVTEAVLADVTRMAETLLSNPVIENFAVRVEQDA encoded by the coding sequence ATGCCTCGAGTCGTCGTCGACGTCATGCCCAAGCCCGAGATCCTCGACCCGCAGGGCAAGGCGGTCCTCGGAGCGCTGCCCCGGCTGGGCTTCGCCGGGGTCGCCGACGTCCGTCAGGGCAAGCGGTTCGAGCTCGAGATCGAGGGGGACGTCACCGAGGCGGTGCTCGCCGACGTGACCCGGATGGCCGAGACCCTGCTGTCCAACCCGGTCATCGAGAACTTCGCGGTGCGGGTGGAGCAGGACGCATGA
- a CDS encoding general stress protein: MSIPTGTPMGGSGAGRSPLGLEFPQSLAVYDDYAGAQKAVDFLADRKFPVEQCMIVGTDLKRLERITGRLTTGKVALGGLLSGAWFGLFIGLLFSIFTEEGLLAILLSTVLFGALFGLIWALAGYAATRGRRDFSSVTQVVATRYEVLVEHKVAAQARELLGEMPGGRPNPFA; encoded by the coding sequence ATGAGCATCCCCACTGGAACGCCCATGGGCGGCTCGGGCGCCGGGCGGTCCCCGCTCGGGCTGGAGTTCCCGCAGTCCCTGGCCGTCTACGACGACTACGCCGGCGCCCAGAAGGCCGTCGACTTCCTGGCCGACCGGAAGTTCCCGGTCGAGCAGTGCATGATCGTCGGGACCGACCTCAAGCGCCTCGAGCGGATCACCGGGCGCCTCACCACCGGCAAGGTCGCCCTCGGCGGCCTGCTGTCCGGCGCCTGGTTCGGCCTGTTCATCGGCCTGCTCTTCAGCATCTTCACCGAGGAGGGGCTGCTGGCGATCCTGCTCTCGACCGTGCTCTTCGGTGCGCTGTTCGGGCTGATCTGGGCGCTGGCCGGGTACGCCGCGACCCGCGGGCGCCGCGACTTCTCCTCGGTCACCCAGGTGGTCGCCACCCGCTACGAGGTGCTCGTCGAGCACAAGGTGGCCGCCCAGGCCCGCGAGCTGCTGGGCGAGATGCCCGGTGGGCGGCCGAACCCGTTCGCCTGA
- a CDS encoding sensor histidine kinase gives MTVPDRALRALAAVLAVVAVTSCALVRPLQAWWDDGARAGAAGDLALGTVWPVVGALVVRARPRNPVGWLLLVPALIGPYQVLAVYAGHVAGVGVLGGFAAWVAIWGFAPYFFTLPLLPHVFPDGRPPSPRWRPVVLGVAVVATVTTVARMLSPIDADIVPGLMNPLGIERATWLRHVTQTGASLLFLVGIPLAVVSLAVRIRRARDVERTQLQWLFLGGLLLVVAVLIPFGSLDAWNGVVGLSALPVAIGVAMLRHRLFDVELTLNRTLVFGLLTGAVVAVYVLLVYGVQAVAPDSTWSVALVALSALAAAAGRERVQELVDRRLFGHRHNPYAVVSRVGRHVAAASQPVDALQGLVDGLRDALRLPSVAFTSDEVSVASGTPLHGSRVVPCTALGARVGELHVGLRTAGERWSPEQEAAVEEVAARAGTLAYAAGLVADVARSRGRIVAAREEERRRLRADLHDGVAPNLAGTALQLESLAKRLARDDQPALAERVTQLGDGLRGTVTELRALVHGLRPPVLDQRGLAGALRDLVVGHEDVPRCTAEVGDLGAPHAAVEVAAYAIASEAFSNALRHAVAGTVRLRAAVRGRDLVVEVVDDGVGLPARPRAGVGTVSMRERAAEVGGRLEVVPTPGGGTTVRATLPLEVP, from the coding sequence GTGACCGTCCCGGACCGCGCGCTCCGCGCCCTCGCCGCCGTCCTGGCGGTGGTCGCGGTCACCTCCTGCGCGCTGGTCCGCCCACTGCAGGCCTGGTGGGACGACGGCGCCCGGGCCGGAGCCGCCGGCGACCTCGCCCTGGGCACGGTCTGGCCGGTCGTCGGCGCGCTCGTCGTGCGGGCCCGCCCGCGCAACCCGGTCGGCTGGCTGCTGCTGGTGCCGGCACTGATCGGCCCCTACCAGGTGCTGGCGGTCTACGCCGGGCACGTCGCGGGCGTCGGGGTGCTCGGCGGGTTCGCCGCCTGGGTGGCGATCTGGGGTTTCGCGCCGTACTTCTTCACCCTCCCGCTGCTTCCCCACGTCTTCCCCGACGGCCGCCCGCCGAGCCCGCGTTGGCGCCCGGTCGTGCTGGGCGTGGCGGTGGTCGCGACGGTCACGACGGTGGCGCGGATGCTGTCCCCGATCGACGCCGACATCGTCCCCGGCCTGATGAACCCGCTCGGGATCGAGCGGGCCACCTGGCTGCGCCACGTCACCCAGACCGGCGCCTCGCTGCTGTTCCTCGTCGGCATCCCGCTGGCGGTCGTCTCTCTCGCCGTTCGGATCCGCCGCGCCCGCGACGTCGAACGCACCCAGCTGCAGTGGCTGTTCCTCGGCGGGCTGCTCCTCGTGGTGGCCGTGCTGATCCCCTTCGGCTCGCTCGACGCGTGGAACGGCGTCGTGGGGCTCTCCGCCCTCCCGGTGGCGATCGGCGTCGCGATGCTGCGCCACCGGCTCTTCGACGTCGAGCTGACGCTCAACCGCACGCTTGTCTTCGGCCTGCTCACCGGCGCCGTCGTCGCGGTGTACGTGCTCCTCGTGTACGGCGTGCAGGCGGTCGCTCCCGACTCGACCTGGAGCGTCGCGCTCGTCGCCCTCTCCGCCCTCGCCGCAGCGGCCGGCCGGGAACGGGTGCAGGAGCTGGTGGACCGCCGGCTCTTCGGGCACCGGCACAACCCGTACGCCGTGGTGTCGCGCGTCGGGCGCCACGTCGCCGCCGCCTCCCAGCCGGTCGACGCGCTGCAGGGGCTGGTCGACGGGCTGCGCGACGCGCTGCGGCTGCCGTCGGTGGCCTTCACCAGCGATGAGGTGTCGGTCGCCTCGGGCACCCCGCTCCACGGCAGCCGCGTCGTCCCGTGCACCGCCCTCGGCGCCCGGGTCGGCGAGCTCCACGTCGGGCTGCGCACCGCGGGCGAGCGCTGGTCCCCCGAGCAGGAGGCCGCGGTCGAGGAGGTCGCGGCCCGCGCCGGCACCCTGGCGTACGCCGCCGGGCTGGTCGCGGACGTGGCCCGCTCCCGGGGCCGGATCGTGGCCGCGCGCGAGGAGGAGCGCCGACGGCTGCGCGCGGACCTGCACGACGGGGTCGCCCCGAACCTCGCCGGCACCGCCCTGCAGCTGGAGTCCCTGGCCAAGCGGCTGGCCCGCGACGACCAGCCGGCGCTCGCCGAGCGCGTGACCCAGCTGGGCGACGGTCTGCGCGGCACCGTCACCGAGCTCCGCGCCCTCGTCCACGGCCTGCGCCCGCCGGTGCTCGACCAGCGCGGCCTGGCCGGGGCGCTGCGCGACCTCGTGGTCGGCCACGAGGACGTGCCGCGCTGCACCGCCGAGGTCGGCGACCTCGGTGCGCCGCACGCCGCGGTCGAGGTGGCGGCGTACGCGATCGCGTCCGAGGCGTTCAGCAACGCGCTGCGGCACGCGGTCGCCGGCACGGTGCGGCTACGGGCCGCGGTCCGCGGCCGGGACCTCGTCGTCGAGGTCGTCGACGACGGCGTCGGGCTCCCGGCCCGTCCGCGAGCCGGGGTCGGCACCGTCAGCATGCGCGAGCGGGCGGCCGAGGTGGGCGGCCGGCTCGAGGTCGTCCCCACGCCCGGCGGCGGCACCACGGTCCGCGCCACCCTGCCCCTGGAGGTCCCGTGA
- a CDS encoding response regulator transcription factor produces the protein MSTDPSRPSSAVRVLVVDDHPVFRAGMVTVLDDLPGIEVVAQAADGEQAVALAGEHAPDVVLMDLRMPGVGGLEATARIRVEHPDVAVVVLTMDSDDDSVFAALRAGARGYLLKEAEVDDIERAVVGAARGEAVFGSGIAGRVLAYFSGARPTVSAFPQLTPREHEVLELIAQGLDNTTIARRLFLSDKTVRNRVSDVLGKLHARSRAEMVALARDAGLGGQPG, from the coding sequence GTGAGCACCGACCCGTCCCGTCCGTCCTCCGCCGTGCGGGTGCTGGTCGTCGACGACCACCCCGTCTTCCGGGCCGGGATGGTGACCGTCCTCGACGACCTGCCGGGCATCGAGGTGGTCGCCCAGGCCGCCGACGGCGAGCAGGCGGTCGCGCTGGCCGGCGAGCACGCGCCGGACGTGGTGCTGATGGACCTGCGGATGCCCGGCGTCGGCGGGCTGGAGGCGACCGCGCGGATCCGGGTCGAGCACCCCGACGTCGCGGTGGTCGTGCTGACCATGGACTCCGACGACGACTCGGTCTTCGCGGCGCTGCGGGCCGGGGCCCGGGGCTACCTGCTCAAGGAGGCCGAGGTCGACGACATCGAGCGGGCGGTCGTGGGCGCCGCCCGCGGCGAGGCCGTCTTCGGCTCGGGCATCGCCGGCCGGGTGCTGGCGTACTTCTCCGGCGCGCGGCCGACGGTCTCGGCGTTCCCCCAGCTGACCCCCCGCGAGCACGAGGTCCTCGAGCTGATCGCGCAGGGGCTCGACAACACCACGATCGCGCGCCGGCTGTTCCTGTCCGACAAGACCGTCCGCAACCGGGTCAGCGACGTGCTGGGCAAGCTGCACGCCCGGTCCCGCGCCGAGATGGTGGCGCTGGCGCGGGACGCGGGGCTGGGCGGGCAGCCCGGCTAG
- a CDS encoding long-chain fatty acid--CoA ligase: MSSYNLSSLLETSAQQYPDRDAVVLGETRLTYAAVDSFANMVANLLVSRGIRPGDKVALSCPNLPYFSVVYYGILKAGATVVPLNVLLKGREVAYHLEDSDAKAYFCFEGTPDLPMAKEGYAGFGEAAGCEHFFVITADLAAASPIEGTETMAQAMGGQPGEFTSVETDEDDTAVILYTSGTTGQPKGAELRHRNMRDNALLGEQLFGADASKPDTYLCVLPLFHSFGQTVIQNGAFAYGGTVVMLPRFEAQAALGLMLKEKVTFFAGVPTMYWGLLGALEEGVDVGSIAENLRVAAAGGSALPVEVHKDFEKRFGVTILEGYGLSETSPVASFSPHGQPPRVGSIGVPVPGVEMTLLKPESWEEIDEPGPDAVGEIAIKGHNIMKGYHGRPEATDEAIHDGWFRSGDLARKDEDGWYYIVDRSKDMIIRGGFNVYPREIEEVLMTHEAVSLAAVIGVPHESHGEEIKAFVILNEGASVTPEELVAWSKEQLAAYKYPRLVEVVDALPMTATGKILKRELA, translated from the coding sequence GTGTCGTCGTACAACCTCTCGTCCCTGCTCGAGACCAGCGCCCAGCAGTACCCCGACCGGGACGCGGTCGTCCTCGGTGAGACCCGGCTGACCTATGCCGCCGTCGACTCGTTCGCCAACATGGTGGCCAACCTGCTGGTCTCCCGCGGGATCCGCCCCGGCGACAAGGTCGCGCTGAGCTGCCCCAACCTGCCCTACTTCTCGGTCGTCTACTACGGCATCCTCAAGGCCGGCGCGACCGTGGTCCCGCTCAACGTGCTGCTCAAGGGGCGCGAGGTCGCCTACCACCTCGAGGACTCCGACGCGAAGGCCTACTTCTGCTTCGAGGGCACCCCCGACCTGCCCATGGCCAAGGAGGGGTACGCCGGCTTCGGCGAGGCCGCGGGCTGCGAGCACTTCTTCGTGATCACCGCCGACCTCGCCGCGGCCAGCCCGATCGAGGGCACCGAGACGATGGCGCAGGCGATGGGCGGCCAGCCCGGCGAGTTCACCTCGGTGGAGACCGACGAGGACGACACCGCGGTCATCCTCTACACCTCCGGCACGACCGGCCAGCCCAAGGGCGCGGAGCTGCGGCACCGCAACATGCGCGACAACGCGCTGCTCGGGGAGCAGCTGTTCGGCGCCGACGCGAGCAAGCCCGACACCTACCTGTGCGTGCTGCCGCTGTTCCACTCCTTCGGCCAGACCGTCATCCAGAACGGCGCGTTCGCCTACGGCGGCACCGTCGTGATGCTGCCGCGCTTCGAGGCGCAGGCCGCGCTCGGGCTGATGCTCAAGGAGAAGGTCACCTTCTTCGCCGGCGTCCCGACGATGTACTGGGGCCTGCTCGGCGCGCTCGAGGAGGGCGTCGACGTCGGCTCCATCGCCGAGAACCTGCGCGTCGCGGCCGCCGGCGGCTCCGCGCTGCCGGTCGAGGTGCACAAGGACTTCGAGAAGCGCTTCGGCGTCACCATCCTCGAGGGCTACGGCCTCTCGGAGACCTCACCGGTGGCGTCGTTCTCCCCGCACGGCCAGCCGCCGCGCGTCGGCTCGATCGGCGTGCCGGTGCCCGGCGTGGAGATGACGCTGCTCAAGCCCGAGTCGTGGGAGGAGATCGACGAGCCGGGCCCCGACGCGGTCGGCGAGATCGCGATCAAGGGCCACAACATCATGAAGGGCTACCACGGCCGGCCCGAGGCGACCGACGAGGCGATCCACGACGGGTGGTTCCGCTCCGGCGACCTCGCGCGCAAGGACGAGGACGGCTGGTACTACATCGTCGACCGGTCCAAGGACATGATCATCCGCGGCGGCTTCAACGTGTACCCGCGCGAGATCGAGGAGGTCCTGATGACCCACGAGGCGGTCTCGCTCGCCGCGGTCATCGGTGTGCCGCACGAGAGCCACGGCGAGGAGATCAAGGCGTTCGTCATCCTGAACGAGGGCGCGTCGGTCACCCCCGAGGAGCTCGTGGCGTGGTCCAAGGAGCAGCTCGCGGCGTACAAGTACCCCCGCCTCGTCGAGGTCGTCGACGCCCTGCCGATGACCGCGACCGGCAAGATCCTCAAGCGCGAGCTGGCGTGA
- a CDS encoding SRPBCC family protein, whose protein sequence is MSGSVHFPVPPEVVIDYLADPANRAEWQSSLARVEDVVGEVGVGQTWTDVTLPGLRPRMRTTELVRPLRWSETGTWRGFEADLTLELAPAPGSGCVVSVSMRLRGRGLAGPLARALQLVSPGAVRSDLRRAARILGARHRPGSDPS, encoded by the coding sequence GTGAGCGGCTCGGTCCACTTCCCGGTGCCGCCGGAGGTGGTGATCGACTACCTCGCCGACCCGGCCAACCGGGCGGAGTGGCAGTCGAGCCTGGCGCGGGTCGAGGACGTGGTCGGGGAGGTCGGGGTCGGCCAGACCTGGACCGACGTCACGCTCCCGGGGCTCCGCCCGCGGATGCGCACCACCGAACTGGTGCGGCCGCTGCGCTGGTCCGAGACCGGCACCTGGCGCGGCTTCGAGGCCGACCTGACCCTGGAGCTGGCGCCGGCCCCGGGCAGCGGCTGCGTCGTCTCGGTGTCGATGCGGCTGCGCGGGCGAGGGCTCGCGGGCCCGCTCGCGCGGGCGCTGCAGCTGGTCTCCCCGGGCGCCGTCCGGTCCGACCTGCGCCGCGCCGCGCGCATCCTCGGCGCGCGGCACCGGCCGGGCTCGGATCCTTCGTGA
- a CDS encoding phosphoribosylaminoimidazolesuccinocarboxamide synthase, translating into MADVEIPAAPTIEGATHLHSGKVRDLYELTEGPYAGALLMVASDRISAYDFILDATIPDKGEILTRMSLWWFDRLADIVPHHVLSTDVPAQVRGRAVVCEKLSMFPVECVARGYLTGSGLADYRATGAVCGNPLPDGLEDGSRLPEPIFTPATKAAFGDHDENVDLEAVAAVVGPGGAARLRDLTLEVYARAEAVAREQGIILADTKLEFGDRPDGTTVLGDEVLTPDSSRFWPLAEWQPGRTQPSYDKQVVRNWLTSPESGWDKASGAAPPPLPPEVVERTRARYVEAYERLTGETW; encoded by the coding sequence GTGGCAGACGTCGAGATCCCCGCAGCCCCGACCATCGAGGGCGCGACGCACCTCCACTCCGGCAAGGTGCGCGACCTCTACGAGCTGACCGAGGGCCCGTACGCCGGCGCGCTGCTCATGGTCGCCAGCGACCGGATCTCGGCCTACGACTTCATCCTCGACGCGACGATCCCCGACAAGGGCGAGATCCTCACCCGGATGTCGCTGTGGTGGTTCGACCGGCTCGCCGACATCGTCCCCCACCACGTCCTCTCCACCGACGTGCCCGCGCAGGTCCGTGGCCGCGCGGTGGTGTGCGAGAAGCTCTCGATGTTCCCGGTCGAGTGCGTCGCGCGGGGCTACCTCACCGGCTCCGGCCTGGCCGACTACCGCGCGACCGGCGCGGTCTGCGGCAACCCCCTGCCCGACGGTCTCGAGGACGGCTCGCGGCTGCCCGAGCCGATCTTCACCCCGGCAACGAAGGCGGCGTTCGGCGACCACGACGAGAACGTCGACCTCGAGGCGGTCGCGGCCGTCGTCGGCCCCGGCGGCGCCGCCCGGCTGCGGGACCTGACGCTGGAGGTCTACGCCCGCGCCGAGGCCGTCGCGCGGGAGCAGGGGATCATCCTGGCCGACACCAAGCTGGAGTTCGGCGACCGGCCCGACGGCACCACGGTGCTCGGCGACGAGGTGCTGACCCCGGACTCCTCGCGGTTCTGGCCGCTCGCGGAGTGGCAGCCGGGCCGCACCCAGCCGTCGTACGACAAGCAGGTGGTCCGCAACTGGCTGACCTCCCCGGAGTCCGGCTGGGACAAGGCGTCCGGCGCGGCGCCGCCGCCGCTCCCGCCCGAGGTCGTCGAGCGGACCCGTGCCCGCTACGTCGAGGCCTACGAGCGGCTCACCGGCGAGACCTGGTGA